From Electrophorus electricus isolate fEleEle1 chromosome 8, fEleEle1.pri, whole genome shotgun sequence, the proteins below share one genomic window:
- the LOC113592313 gene encoding trace amine-associated receptor 13c-like, which yields MNSTEGNQTDHCLEFSCPERSVSTAVYVFLYVCAVTVVLLTVCGNLLIIISICHFKQLHTPTNMLILSLAVSDCLVGLFVMPFHFIWLIESCWIFGHIFCVLFNFVSFQLTSVSVGNVALIALDRYMALNHPFLYSKDISSMIIHTLIFLIWFFSLLYNFAMFYVGGNFTDLIICPGECPYVFGENSTIVDLLFVVIIPCSLMVILYIQVFALARKHANAIRELNQNKNVYKCDSMRSERKAAKVLGILVFVFLACLLPYYVCSVTSDSSYLMINNVLILFYLNSSINPIIYALFYSWFQKCIKLILSCRIMYTDCSFANVLGINK from the coding sequence ATGAATTCTACAGAGGGTAACCAAACTGATCACTGTCTCGAGTTTTCCTGTCCAGAGAGATCTGTATCTACAGCAGTGTATGTattcttgtatgtgtgtgctgtgactgTTGTTCTGCTGACAGTATGTGGGAACctgctcatcatcatctctatttgtcacttcaagcagctccacacaccaactaacatgctcatcctctctctggctgtgtcagactgtctggttgGACTATTTGTGATGccttttcattttatatggTTGATTGAATCATGTTGGATTTTTGGACACATTTTCTGTGTGCTGTTCAACTTTGTCAGTTTTCAGCTAACCAGCGTCTCTGTTGGTAATGTCGCTCTCATTGCCTTAGACCGCTATATGGCACTGAACCATCCATTTCTCTATTCAAAGGACATTTCATCAATGATTATACACACTCTTATATTTTTGATATGGTTCTTTTCATTATTATATAACTTTGCAATGTTTTATGTAGGTGGAAACTTCACAGATTTAATAATATGCCCTGGAGAATGCCCCTATGTTTTTGGTGAGAATAGCACCATAGTTGATCTACTGTTTGTAGTTATTATTCCATGTTCTCTTatggtaattttatatatacaggTGTTTGCTCTTGCTAGGAAACATGCCAATGCTATAAGAGAactcaatcaaaacaaaaatgtttacaaatgtgaCTCTATGAGgtctgagagaaaagcagccaaAGTTCTTGGcattctggtgtttgtgtttctggcCTGTTTACTGCCATACTATGTTTGCAGTGTCACAAGTGACTCATCTTACCTCatgataaataatgttttaatccTCTTCTATCTGAATTCTTCCATAAATCCTATAATCTATGCCTTATTTTACTCATGGTTCCAGAAATGCATAAAGCTGATTCTGAGCTGTAGAATCATGTACACAGATTGCtcttttgcaaatgttttaggAATTAACAAATGA
- the LOC113592308 gene encoding trace amine-associated receptor 13c-like, with protein MNLNQTDHCLRFSCPGRSVSTALYVLSYVSAAAVVLVTVCGNLLIIISVCHFKQLYTPTNMLILSLAVSDFLIGVFVIPVSLIWMIESCWLFSSIYCLFYISISYILIGTSIYNVVLIAVDRYFALSKPFLYNKTVSSSTMCFVVSCNWLVLFFYKTAIQYFNGRFASLAMCPGDCFLVLDEVWSLVDLLLTFVFPLSVIVILYVQVFFIAKKHATAIRELNSHTRTQTSKNMSDSMKSERKAAKVLGILVSVFVACLLPYFVYNLLGNIELEPFQKVLLLVHLNSAINPVIYALFYPWFRRCVKIILTLHIFNTDSALTNVLFE; from the coding sequence ATGAATCTTAACCAAACTGATCATTGCCTCAGGTTTTCCTGTCCAGGGAGATCTGTATCTACTGCACTGTATGTGTTATCATATGTGTCTGCAGCAGCTGTTGTTCTGGTAACAGTGTGTGGAAACctgctcatcatcatctctgtgtgtcacttcaagcagctctacacaccaactaacatgctcatcctctctctggctgtgtcgGACTTTCTAATTGGAGTTTTTGTGATCCCTGTTTCATTAATATGGATGATTGAATCATGTTGGCTGTTTAGTTcaatttactgtttgttttatatatcaATCTCATATATTCTCATAGGCACATCAATATATAATGTTGTTCTCATTGCTGTTGATCGGTATTTTGCTCTCTCTAAGCCTTTTCTATACAACAAAACAGTCTCTTCCAGCACAATGTGCTTTGTAGTTTCATGTAACTGGcttgtattgtttttttataaaacaGCAATTCAGTACTTCAATGGACGTTTTGCAAGTCTGGCAATGTGTCCTGGAGACTGCTTCTTAGTTTTGGATGAGGTCTGGTCTCTGGTTGATCTTCTGTTGACTTTTGTTTTCCCACTTTCTGTAATAGTTATATTGTATGTTCAAGTGTTTTTTATTGCCAAGAAACATGCCACTGCTATTAGAGAGCTTAATAGTCACACCAGGACTCAGACCTCAAAGAACATGTCAGactcaatgaaatctgagagaaaagcagcaaaagTTCTTGGTATTTTAGTGTCTGTATTTGTGGCCTGTTTACTTCCATACTTTGTTTACAACTTATTAGGTAATATTGAACTAgagccatttcagaaagtgttgTTGTTGGTACATCTTAATTCTGCCATTAATCCAGttatttatgctttgttttatccatggtttaggaGGTGTGTTAAGATCATTTTAACTCTTCACATATTCAACACTGATTCTGCATTGACAAATGTTCTTTTTGAATGA